Proteins encoded together in one Leptospira semungkisensis window:
- a CDS encoding LA_2486 family SGNH/GDSL-type esterase — protein MISSKDLSIHRRSPSFSFIRFSLYSAFFFLFFEILLRLPFFPSVEFRLKDKQLHCLSAPISISPSPKNLISSFSDRFKKEYIPWMRLCPNQDITLFHPEKKRMYRVRTNSLGERITAEKNASLNQEQIWILGDSVAMGYLVFDENSLPWILQKDLKDKGQDLLVRNLAVDAVGSLGIQERLKEILENSNPPKTAYWIYHISDFTDSFQEERLIGSEKKRILVQVSYYLSRYSATYNSLKVLYERYKPESAENLVIPSSGSILSKDHPHRLALLSLFNFAKEHRVPLVLVLLPEPKGNYEPFVDSELVKEVREIAMDSDTRVLDLQKEIYDLWKKERKEIFLPLDGHPNEYLYGFISAILAKEIRNP, from the coding sequence ATGATAAGCTCCAAGGATCTCTCTATTCATAGGAGATCTCCGTCTTTTTCATTCATTCGATTTTCCTTATATAGCGCATTTTTCTTCTTATTTTTTGAGATCTTACTCAGGCTTCCTTTCTTTCCATCTGTAGAATTCAGATTGAAGGACAAGCAATTGCATTGTTTGTCGGCGCCAATCTCTATATCTCCCTCTCCGAAGAATTTAATATCCTCTTTCTCGGATCGTTTCAAGAAAGAATACATTCCTTGGATGAGACTATGTCCGAACCAGGACATTACTCTGTTTCATCCGGAAAAAAAGAGAATGTATAGAGTAAGAACGAACTCTCTAGGGGAAAGAATAACAGCTGAGAAAAATGCTTCCCTTAACCAAGAGCAAATTTGGATCTTGGGAGACTCTGTGGCCATGGGTTATTTGGTTTTCGACGAGAATAGCTTACCCTGGATTTTACAAAAAGATCTAAAGGATAAGGGTCAAGACCTCTTGGTGAGAAATCTAGCGGTGGATGCAGTAGGTAGTCTTGGCATTCAAGAAAGGTTGAAGGAGATATTAGAGAATTCTAATCCTCCTAAAACGGCGTATTGGATCTATCATATCTCCGATTTTACGGATTCCTTTCAGGAGGAAAGACTTATAGGATCCGAAAAGAAAAGGATCTTAGTTCAAGTTTCTTATTATTTATCCAGATACAGCGCAACCTATAATTCTCTAAAGGTATTGTACGAAAGATATAAGCCGGAAAGTGCTGAAAATTTAGTGATCCCTTCTTCTGGATCGATTTTAAGCAAGGATCATCCTCATAGACTCGCCCTACTTTCTTTATTTAACTTTGCTAAAGAACATAGAGTTCCTCTTGTTCTAGTCCTTCTTCCCGAACCGAAGGGAAACTACGAGCCATTTGTGGATTCCGAACTTGTAAAGGAAGTCAGAGAGATCGCAATGGATTCGGATACCAGAGTTCTGGATCTTCAGAAGGAAATCTATGATCTTTGGAAGAAGGAGAGAAAAGAAATCTTTCTCCCCTTGGATGGTCATCCGAACGAATATCTGTATGGGTTCATCTCAGCCATATTAGCGAAAGAGATCCGAAATCCTTAG
- a CDS encoding MBOAT family O-acyltransferase has translation MLFNSLQYLFFAPIVISVYFLIPARFQQFWLLVTSLYFYAVFRVPFILLLIYSIVITYFAVVWMDKAQSRAGKLFFLNIAIFGNLLFLYLFKYLDFSLTVWNTVLGLEPCEPHYASPSGILLPMGISFFTLQAIAYAVDVYHKKVERAQSLFQFGLFLSFFPQLVAGPIIRAQDMLHQFLETYKFKKENLLPGIRQLAWGLFKKTFVADPIAAVVDPVFADPMHYGWFSLAITGSLYIIQMYCDFSGYSDVAIGTGRIMGFHIPINFRQPFLSQTVSEFWRRWHISFSSWLKEYVYIFLGGNKKGISRTYLNLFLTTFVSGIWHGADWNFVIWGFVHASLMVIERFAFSFERIKNFWDKIPSTIKVAYPFTIFGLSMYFFRARPVEGVGNSVEVGWAMVSRMFMGVSGDLVVSVPISVLGTVFLLMFGDYLMEKETPWAKKLFENRVWVYGVSGVLIAICFILYSVTVSQPFLYFQF, from the coding sequence TTGCTCTTTAATTCCCTGCAGTATTTATTCTTTGCTCCTATCGTCATTTCAGTTTACTTTCTGATCCCAGCGAGATTCCAGCAGTTTTGGCTACTCGTCACTAGTCTGTATTTCTACGCGGTATTCAGAGTCCCGTTCATCTTACTATTGATCTATTCCATTGTGATCACTTATTTTGCGGTGGTATGGATGGACAAGGCTCAGTCTAGGGCCGGAAAATTATTTTTTCTGAATATAGCTATTTTTGGGAATTTGCTCTTTCTATACTTATTCAAATATCTGGATTTCTCTTTAACCGTCTGGAATACGGTTTTGGGTCTGGAGCCTTGCGAGCCTCATTATGCGAGTCCTTCTGGGATCCTATTGCCTATGGGGATTTCCTTTTTTACTCTACAAGCGATCGCTTATGCGGTGGACGTTTATCACAAGAAGGTCGAAAGAGCACAGAGCTTATTCCAATTCGGACTTTTCTTGAGTTTCTTTCCTCAGCTTGTGGCGGGACCTATCATTCGCGCTCAGGATATGCTGCATCAATTCCTGGAGACCTACAAATTTAAAAAGGAAAATCTTCTTCCGGGGATTCGTCAACTTGCTTGGGGACTCTTTAAGAAGACATTTGTGGCAGATCCGATTGCTGCAGTTGTGGACCCAGTGTTCGCGGATCCTATGCATTATGGTTGGTTCTCCTTAGCGATCACAGGCTCTCTCTATATTATACAAATGTACTGCGATTTTTCTGGATATTCCGATGTGGCAATCGGGACCGGAAGGATTATGGGCTTCCATATTCCAATCAACTTCAGACAACCTTTCCTGTCTCAAACAGTATCCGAGTTTTGGAGACGTTGGCATATTTCCTTTAGCTCATGGCTGAAGGAGTATGTGTATATTTTTCTGGGTGGAAATAAGAAAGGAATTTCAAGAACGTACTTAAACTTATTCTTAACTACTTTCGTGAGCGGGATCTGGCACGGAGCGGATTGGAACTTCGTAATCTGGGGTTTTGTTCATGCAAGCTTGATGGTCATTGAAAGATTTGCATTCTCTTTCGAAAGAATTAAGAACTTCTGGGATAAGATCCCTAGTACTATCAAGGTTGCGTATCCATTCACGATCTTTGGTCTTTCTATGTATTTCTTCCGGGCAAGACCTGTAGAAGGAGTTGGAAACAGTGTAGAAGTCGGCTGGGCAATGGTCAGTAGAATGTTCATGGGAGTGAGCGGGGACCTGGTCGTATCCGTACCGATCTCCGTTCTGGGAACAGTGTTCTTGCTCATGTTTGGGGATTATCTCATGGAGAAGGAAACTCCTTGGGCCAAAAAGCTTTTCGAAAATCGAGTCTGGGTTTACGGAGTTTCAGGCGTATTGATCGCGATCTGTTTTATCTTATATAGTGTGACTGTAAGCCAACCGTTCCTGTATTTCCAATTCTAA
- a CDS encoding tetratricopeptide repeat protein translates to MRQKFRYAIILLMSQIALNCDSSGELASRAREKESQGNTAEALYYYDLALRENSENFTANKNLGILLAESGQAPGSAALYLEKALKKDPKNPEILLYLLEIYLKAGSKAETDSVLKGFSESWDKDRESLAQFLTSCILESKKNPSERKRFQENRIPFSNPASSRLFKLCEEKVYEEAHPK, encoded by the coding sequence ATGAGACAGAAGTTCCGATACGCCATAATTTTGCTTATGTCCCAAATTGCATTGAATTGCGATTCTTCTGGGGAATTAGCAAGTAGAGCAAGAGAAAAAGAATCCCAAGGCAATACTGCTGAGGCACTTTACTACTACGATCTTGCTCTGAGAGAAAATTCTGAAAATTTTACTGCGAATAAAAATTTAGGGATCCTACTCGCAGAAAGTGGACAAGCACCTGGATCTGCAGCTCTCTATTTGGAAAAAGCATTGAAGAAGGATCCGAAAAACCCGGAAATCCTTCTCTATCTCTTGGAGATTTATTTGAAGGCGGGCTCCAAAGCGGAGACCGATTCCGTTTTGAAAGGCTTTTCAGAGAGTTGGGACAAGGATAGAGAGAGTTTAGCTCAGTTTCTTACCTCTTGCATTCTGGAATCCAAGAAAAATCCATCCGAGAGAAAACGTTTTCAAGAAAATCGTATTCCATTCTCAAACCCTGCCTCCTCTCGTTTATTCAAATTATGTGAAGAAAAAGTATATGAGGAAGCACATCCGAAATGA